The genomic region TGCCCCCGGAGCCGGGGATGTCATGGAAAGTCGGTTCCGATGAGGCGCCGTCGGCGGCTGCCGCGGAGGGAGCGGAAGCCGCCTGGGCCTGGTGGGGGGCCAGGCCCAGGGCGGCTGCCACCAGCACGGCCGCCACGGCTGCGACGGTGGTGGTGCGTTTCATCAATCGCTCCTCGCGGACGCCGGGTTGTCAGAGTGACCCGACGGTAACGGGAGCGGATTACCGTAGGTAACCCGTGAGTAAGTTACACGCTGGTAACGATTGATACGTGTCAGTGGAGAGGTCAGCCGTTCTGCGGGGCGCCGTTCAGGGCGCTCTTGGCCTTCCACGCGTCCCAGGACAGGTTCCACTCGCCGTAGCCGTTGCCGATCTCCGCCTGGCCCTTCGAGCCGTCACCGACCACCTCGAAGGAGTCGCCGACCTGGGACTGCTCGAAGAACTCCTTGGCGTCGGCGTCGCTCATCCCCACGCAGCCGGAACTGCTGTTGGCCCGGCCGAAGTTGCCGGTGTTCCACGGGGCGGCGTGCGCGTACATGCCGGACCATGTGAGCCGCATCGAGTAATCGACCATCTTGTCGTAGGCGTTGTCCAGGCCCACCGTCTGGGAGTCCATCCGGATGGTGCCCTCCTTGGTCATGATCACCATCTTTCCGGACCAGGAGGCCTTCTTGCCGCCCGGAGTGCCGGCCGAGATCGGGATCGTCCTCAGGGCCTGGCCGTCCTGGGTCACCGACATCTTCTTGGTGTCGAGGCTGACCTGGATCCGGCGGTCCTTGCCGATCTTGAACTCGGTGTTGTAGTCCCGGGCGAAAAGACCGCCGCCCTTGCCGGAGTCCACGCCGTTCAGGTTCATCTCGACCTTCACGTCCGTGCCGGACTTCCAGTAGTCCTTGGGCCGCCAGTCGACACGGTCCTTGCCGTCGTGGTCCTTGATCCAGCCCCAGGAACCCTCGGTGTTGTCCGAGCTGGTGACCTTGAGCTGCTTCTCCACCGCGGCCTTGTTCGTCACCGGGTTGTCGAAGACGAGCGACACGGGCATCGCCACGCCCACCGTGCTGCCCTTGGTGATGTTGATCGAGACCTTGTTCACCTTGTCGGCGGCGCCGGTCTTGAACTGCGTGGTGGCGCTCTGGCTCTGGGTGTTCTGCGCCTCGACCTTGTACTCCGCCCCGGGCGGGGCGTTGCGCTCCGAGGTCCAGGTCCTGCCGTCGTCGGCTATCTTCCCCGGCAGCTCCGCGCCCTTGGCGTCGGTCACCTTGACCTGGGCCAGCTTGCCCTCGGCGACGGTCACCGTCACCGGCTCGCCCGCCTTCACCTGATCGCCCGCGAGATTCACCGAGACCGCCATGTCCGTCTTCGGCTTCAGCTCGGCCTTGCCGTCCTTGCCGGCCTGGTCACCGCCCCCGCCCGAGCAGGCTGTCAGTGCGGCGGTCAGAAGTGCGGTGCCCGCCATGGCGGTGCGGCGTATGCGGCTCAACGAAAACCCCTCCATCAATGACCGTTCGCAAATCTAGATGCGAACAGGACGACTCTAGGTTCCCCGATTCGGATAACAGACCGTCCTTTCCGTTGTGACGTGGACCGCAGCGAAACGGTCATCGTCCGGTCACAATCGCCGCGCGCTTCGGTCATGGAGGGCTGTGAGAGTCAGTGCATGCTTGCGACCACCCCACAGCAACACCAGCAGTGGCAGCAGGAACTGACGATGCGCCCTCTGTCCCTACCGGAATACCAGGGCTTCCTTTCGAGGCACCGGCAGGCGAGTTTCCTCCAGTACCCCTCCTGGGCCCAGGTGAAGGACCTTTGGCGCTCCGAAAGGGTCGGATGGCACTACCCCGACGGTGAGATAGCGGGCGTGGGACTCGTCCTCTACCGCCAATTCCCCGGCACCCGCAAATACTTCGCCTACCTCCCCGAGGGTCCCGTCGCCGACTGGTCCGATCCGCACATCGACCGCTGGCTGACCCCGCTGACGCGCCACCTGAGGGCGGCCGGCGCCTTCGCGGTCCGGATCGGCCCCACCCCCGCCTACCGGCGCTGGGACGCGGCCACCGCCAAGTCCGCCGCCGGGCCCGGCCGGCAGATTTCTGACGTCCTGGCCACCGAGGTGGACCCGATCGGTGCCGCCCTCGCCGACCGGCTGCGCACTCGCGGCTGGAAGCGCTGCGGCGGCGAGGACGACGGCGACGCCCAGCCCCGCCACGTCTTCCGGGTGCCGCTGGCGGGCCGCACCCTCGACGACCTGTGGTCGGGCCTGAACCAGGAGTGGCGGCGCAATGTGCGCAAGGCCACGAAGGCGGGTGTGGAGACGGTCGTCGGCACCACCGCCGACCTGCCCGAGTTCTACCGGCTGCTGCGCATCACCGAGGAGCGCGACGGCTTCCGGCTGGGCCGCTCCCTGTCGTACTACGAGCAGCAGTACGAGGCCCTCAACGCCGAGGAGCCCGGCCGGATGCGGCTCTACCTGGGCATCCACCAGGGCGAGATCCTCGCCGCCCACACGATGATCGTCGCCGGGAACCGGGTCTGGTACCAGACCGGTGCCTCCGCCGACCACCGCCGCGACGTCCGGCCCAGCAACGCCCTGCAGTGGCGCATGATCTGCGACGCCCATGCCCTCGGTGCCGACGAGTACGACATGCGCGGGGTACCCTCCACCCTCGACCCCGACGAACGTTCCTTCGGGCTGCTGCGCTGGAAGCTCGGCACCGGCGGACAGGTCGTCGAGACGCTCGGCGAGTGGGAGACCCCGATGGACGGATACACCAACATGGCGCTCTACAAGGCGTTCCAGGCCTACCTCGCCCGCCGGTGACCGCCACCGACACCAGGCCGGCCGCAGCGGGCGCCGGTGGCGCCGACGGCGATCACGCGGCACCGAAGAAGACCTCGGTGCTGCGCAGCGGCGCGCTCATGGCGGTCGGATCGATCGTCTCCCGCGCCACCGGCTTCATCCGCTCCGCCGTCGTCGTCGCGGCGCTGGGCACCGGACTGCTCGGCGACAGCTACGCCGTCGCCAACACCGTCCCGAACATCATCTACATGCTCCTCGTCGGCGGCGCGCTCAACGCCGTCTTCGTCCCCGAGCTCATACGCGCCGCCAAGGAGCACGAGGACGGCGGGGCCGCGTACACCGACCGGCTGCTGACCGTCTGCACCGCGGCACTCGCCCTGCTCACCGCCGTCGCGGTCCTCGCCACCCCGCTCATCGTCGGCGTGTACACCCCCTACAGCGGGGCGCAGCAGAGCACCACCATCGCCCTGGCCCGGTTCTGCCTCCCGCAGATCCTCTTCTACGGCCTGTTCACCCTGCTCGGGCAGGTACTGAACGCCCGCGGCCGGTTCGGCGCGATGATGTGGACCCCGGTCCTCAACAACGTCGTGATCATCGGCGTCTTCGGGCTCTTCCTCTACGTCTCCCACGACGCGGCGGGCGGCCTCACCGCCGCCGAGACCCGGCTCCTCGGCATCGGAACCACCGCGGGCATCGT from Streptomyces sp. NBC_00190 harbors:
- a CDS encoding L,D-transpeptidase — protein: MAGTALLTAALTACSGGGGDQAGKDGKAELKPKTDMAVSVNLAGDQVKAGEPVTVTVAEGKLAQVKVTDAKGAELPGKIADDGRTWTSERNAPPGAEYKVEAQNTQSQSATTQFKTGAADKVNKVSINITKGSTVGVAMPVSLVFDNPVTNKAAVEKQLKVTSSDNTEGSWGWIKDHDGKDRVDWRPKDYWKSGTDVKVEMNLNGVDSGKGGGLFARDYNTEFKIGKDRRIQVSLDTKKMSVTQDGQALRTIPISAGTPGGKKASWSGKMVIMTKEGTIRMDSQTVGLDNAYDKMVDYSMRLTWSGMYAHAAPWNTGNFGRANSSSGCVGMSDADAKEFFEQSQVGDSFEVVGDGSKGQAEIGNGYGEWNLSWDAWKAKSALNGAPQNG
- a CDS encoding lipid II:glycine glycyltransferase FemX gives rise to the protein MRPLSLPEYQGFLSRHRQASFLQYPSWAQVKDLWRSERVGWHYPDGEIAGVGLVLYRQFPGTRKYFAYLPEGPVADWSDPHIDRWLTPLTRHLRAAGAFAVRIGPTPAYRRWDAATAKSAAGPGRQISDVLATEVDPIGAALADRLRTRGWKRCGGEDDGDAQPRHVFRVPLAGRTLDDLWSGLNQEWRRNVRKATKAGVETVVGTTADLPEFYRLLRITEERDGFRLGRSLSYYEQQYEALNAEEPGRMRLYLGIHQGEILAAHTMIVAGNRVWYQTGASADHRRDVRPSNALQWRMICDAHALGADEYDMRGVPSTLDPDERSFGLLRWKLGTGGQVVETLGEWETPMDGYTNMALYKAFQAYLARR